DNA sequence from the Sphingobacteriales bacterium genome:
CTTGATGAAAATCAATCCTTCGGTAAAAGACATCTTTGGTTTTCAGTATGAAGATTTCGAACTTGTTGATTATAACCCACATCCACACATTAAAGCCCCTATTGCCGTATGATTTCAATTATCGTAGCCATTGCAGAAAACCGTGCAATCGGAAAAAACAACGAATTGCTCTGGCATCTGCCCAACGACCTGAAAAGATTTAAACAACTGACCACCGGCAAAACCATTGTCATGGGGCGTAATACCTGGCTGTCGTTGCCTGTCAG
Encoded proteins:
- a CDS encoding dihydrofolate reductase; its protein translation is MISIIVAIAENRAIGKNNELLWHLPNDLKRFKQLTTGKTIVMGRNTWLSLPV